The DNA window TTTGATCTATGGATTGGAATAATATGATCGAACGAGTCCAAATTTGAAGAAACCCGTTTTAGTTTTGGACATTATATAAACACCTATCTAATCAGttggtatacagtaaatataggtTAGGATTACAATTACGATTGTTGCAGTAGCTGGAGAAAGATTAAGAGTTACTTAAGGCTAACCAGAATTTATTACATCTCATTATAAGTGGCTCTTCATTCTACTTTACTGCCCTACTCTAAAAACCTTGCGGACGGGTTTTATAACTTCGTTTTCGTGCCGTGAAACTGCAAAGCTAAGGTGTAATGCTAAATGTACCGTATGCAAAGTGAATTGGCGTGTTTCTTAGGTATTGAAGGAACAGCGACCGAGGTAAGTGCAAATTAATATAATGCTTGTATAATGTGGGCGATTGTAACGTACACACATTTTATGAACAGAAGCACTGATCTCctgttcacatttttaaagacataCAAATTTTGTATTCATATTCGCAAACACCGGGAAGCAAAATATTGCCAGTCGGAAAAAAAGCAGCTGTATAACTGTAAAATGCATGAATAATAGTATATTACTTTATTGGGATCTATCTTGTAAGACTTTCGTGTTTCTGTTTACATGAACATAAAATGGAGAACGCCGCGCTGTGatttatgaaaatatttcattgaTTATTGCATTGAAacaacgttttttttaaaaaatgcattgtaaTTCACCTTAGCAGACGACCAATAATGTTTAGATATAGCACACATATTTTATGTAACGGGGAAAAAATGCGATGTGATACATTTTCGTAGGAATGTTGAACCTATTGCAACTCGCGACAGACAACGCAACACGGTGgaagaacgtttttttttaaagaaaacacattttggagcCACCTTAAGAAAATTGGGTTAGCTGGTGAGGTCACGTGACACGATTCCTGGAAAGTTCCTGGAAATCGGCCTTTTGTGTTTAGCAGCTGGCAGTCTTTCTTACGGACTGGgtcaaacaacaacaacaaaaaaaaaaatacaaatgcaaagaGAAACACTTGCGAAGTCGCAGAAGATGTCCGCATCCTTACCGTTTTTCTGTAAATGCGCGCCATGCTAAGACGAGATATGCGGTATCTCGTCGCTCGTCCTCGTGCTTATAGTGCACAGTTCAGGCAGCACCAAATGTAAATCCAGTGAGGTTGAGAGGGAAAACGTTCTCAGTTCATATTTACCTAAGGCTTGACATTTGGTGCCTGGTGGATATATCTGTAAGGATGATACGTTGAATGCTTCCATTTATACGGGTAATGGAGCATTAGAAGATTTTTAACGCCTTTGCTCAGGGGAACTCTTTCAAGTGGCTTCTCGCGCTGTACGCGTGGATGTGATAACGTCTTGCACATTTTTATCCCACTGTCAGTCAGATGAAGTCCGTGAAACACAAAATCTGGTGCAAcaactaatgtttttttttttaaattggagcCCGCTCCTTCCGTGCTGACAGGTAAGATTGTTTTCGTTCCAACGACACAGCACTGAGCTGTACTAAAAACgtcgtttcttttttttttcattcgttttatttattcaaatgAATCTTCTGTATTCATATGATGGCTGCATCACGTTTAAACACCATCTCGTCCAAGATGAGGAAACGAAGTGTGTTACTGTCATTGcttcatttgtttcatttttttaattaaagttgaaGTTATGTATAGACTAGTAACGCTGTTTATCAGGATCCCATCGTTTCTGTGTTAAGAACAGAACTTGACTCCAATGTTAAGAACAGAACTTGActccaaagtattttttttttcaaaattgttaacttttaaatttattgaatttaaaaaatggagtGAACATTAAATTTGTTCTTTACGCCAAACAGGCAAATTAGGACTTGGTGCGTTTAATAGAGAGCCCTGTGCTTGgtgttgtttgtttaaaaatgtccaGTATTATGCAATAGTCggaaagtgaaaaaatgtaGCAGAAATGCAGAATACACGTTTTCCTCTCACCTTTCGCCTGCGATGCTCATGAACCATGCTATAAATAAAAGTTAAGTGTCTTGCCTGTAATCTCAAAATATCAAGGCGATATAACAATATGTAACTGAATTTACACAACTACAGTGTATAAAGTAACTGTATCCAAAATTCCCCTACTACAGTAGTGCATTATAAAGTAACTCTAACCCTTTTTTGTTTTAGGTGGAAGAACATAGATTTGTACCGATACTAAAAGATAGGAAGGTTTAGCCAACCcattttgatttcattttattttattttttgaaggaaTACACTTAAAAGGTAAAGACATTGCTGGAGGCGCGAAGGTGGATTTCAGGGTGTTCTCCAATGACCTGCCATTCATCCGACTCCACCGAAACCATAGAGAATGAAAGGAGGTCGGAAACCGAGTCCAGAGTTGTAGATTCCGATCAGAACCGCATTGCAGCAGCCATGAGAGATCTTAAGAAGACAGGTACGATGACCACAGTTTGCGTTATAATAACGTATTTCACCATCAGCACAACTCAGGGTCACAGCCCCTTTCAGGACACTGAGTGTTCTTAGGGAAACGTTTAAACGAGTAATAcgctatttttttctgtctcttaaaaTGTCATTTCATATTTCTTTGTCCGTGTAAATTAGATTTATGAAAAGAGAGGCAGCGTTATGCCAGGTAGTTATCGTGGGACTGTTTCCCTTtcttattttgaaaaagcagTTTGTACTAAAGTTTTTCAGGTTGACCAAGAATTTAAAgtgttcatatttttaaattaattcagtcAGTTAATGATAGCTCAGTTCGTACTCCATGCAAGCTGTTTTTTGTGACACATACAAATCATAAACAGGGAAAGTTCTATACACCTCAGATTATATAGTACCGTggcttttcaaaatgtgattttgtgGTGCAATTGTAGatgtgcttttgtgttttaatgcacACAAATAAGCCTCTTTGTGATTTACCAaggattttaaaagtattttgtcaTCACATGCTTTCTTGCTGATATCTTTCCTTAgcctaaagtaaaataaaatctgtaaattATTGTATTAAATTTTTATGTAGCCCAGGGGTGATCTAACCTGTAACTGGTGAGCCACATTTTGCACGGTTTATTGGCCTCTATAAATATCAGTAACTAAATTCCTGGAATAAAATAAGATTTGGAGAAGCCAAAACCATAGTGGAGTCAGTTTATACAGGATAATGTTACGTCAGGGTTCCAGAAGATTCAATGGCTATCCAGGACAAGAACTGGCACTCCTTAAGTGagcctgttttattatttttccaatTTAATTCTTGTTCAAAGAAAGCATGAATCATTCAAAGAAGATACATGGGAGCTACACGTTGGAATTAATacataataattcaatataaatgaGTCTATCTCAGAGTAAATTACAATTCTTCAGAAGTGCAAAGCAGTTTGAGTTTTGGAATCATTTTAAGTCAGTTTCTCCATGTTTCACACAGCCATTTTGCTACCATTTTAGTTTGTACTGTTCTTGAATATGCCCACTTACATTTAGAAGAGTTTCTTAACTCTTAGTTTCATGGAGTAGCCTGCttgcaacatgtactgtataattcagGCCGTTTTAATGTGGGTCCAGATTTCCACATTTCCAGCATACATTTTGAAGATCGTTTATTTAATGCGATTGCTAGCGCGTGCATGGCTATTCACAACagatcaaaaacaaaaagggtCACATGGCTGTAGAATAAAATCCGCCCGAGTCTGTTGTGCAATAATTGTGCTTGGAAATTTAAAATGGTCAAAAGTGCTGAAAacccacatatactgtataaagtgttCCACAGGAGCAGTGTAGATTAAAAATGAGGAATGGAAAAACCCTCCATGTGTCATAAGAAGACTTTCTGGTACCACTTTTAAGTCAACACCActcaaaatacaatttgatttcCCTAAGTGTCACCTTTAGCTGAAGACTAAATCTAGATCTGTACTTCTCTCAGTTCTCTCTATTCTCAAATGCAGAAGTCAAAGAGGCACCAAAGCTCTCTGCAGAGTATTAAGTGGTAGGATGCCACACATGTGTTCATCATGGGAGACCAGTGGTCAGACAAATAAATGTAAAGATATCCTTTGAAGAGCCTTTGGGTACTTAGGAAGAAATTATAGTACCCGAGGAAACCAACACAAACACCAAAATCATAAACCAGGACTTTGGAGCTATGAGGTGGCTCGGTTGACTTCCATGTTGTCATTCCACTGCTGCTCAGTGGAGACGGCACTAGCTCCAGATCACTAAGTTGATTTTCCGAGTTTGGCCCTTGCACCATCTTCTTCTCTAGTCAGTGGGTAGCTCTCACCTAGTTCCAGAATGATGTTGTCAAATAAATGTGCCTTCTTCAAGATCATCGTGGATAGTTCACTTGGGGTTGAAATTAGGTGTGCTCACAGGCACAATAATCCAGACATGAATCTAGTCAGGCGACCAATCAAAGAGCAAGGGCTCAACAAAGTGTAGCTTAGTAAGGAAATGCAACAGTTTTGACCAACAGCAAACAGATAAATGAGTAATAAGATATCACCTTTCTATTAGAACTGCAAAACAGCCtgaaattaagaatttaagatcACTGCCACAATGTATGGTGCTTCTTATCTATTTAATTACACCACAAGTGTTTCTTTTAGAGACCAGAGTTCAAAATGCTGCTCCTTTGTGCAGACTGTACAGTCATCTAGAAATAGAGCAAACCTCCATTAATGTTTTGGCTGTAAagggacacagacactcactgtCTTCAGCAGAGTCTGTTTGTGCTTAAGCAGGATTTCTGATGGTCCGTACTAAAGTCTGCTGCAATTTCCCATTGCTGTAAGCTCCACATATCATTTGTGTGCTACTGGAGTTGGAACTTCTATCATGCTAGGTATTTTTTGCTGTATCTTCAGATCGGTATTCTGTTGCAACCAGTGTTTCACTACAAGATATGTTGTTAAGTACATGAGAACACCCAATGGTCATTGTGCCCATCTagtggtagttagtagcttatTTTTCTGAGGATCTCttcaagaaatgtattttaaaaaatcaaggttttggctttaacaacatggataggttgcttgttccatactcttgcaaccctttgtgtaaagaagtgccaccttatttcaaatttaaaggCACTTCCACAAAGATTCTACTTGTGTTCATGGTGCTCTTTTGATTCTATAAAACAGTGAGCATTTGCTGATCTAATAGAATGAACTAatgcttttcacaaagtattgtgttttccacttattagATTGTGTCTTGGCCGATTAAATACAACAACGCATAACAAGCAGTTACATTGTAACTTAGCTTTTACAGGTCCATGAAATGACTTAGTTCAGTCTCCTcgattgtacattttttttcattccaagGTACTTAAACAGAGACTAATgtaagtgtactgtacatgatcttGGAATTAATGCCTTTCATGTCACTGATTTGCTACTACTGACATAAATGATACTAACAATGGGGCAACAGAGCCTTTGGGATATTCAGCTAGCATCTTTCAGTCAATGTCTTTATTGTAAAAGTAACTAAACTCTTTTATGctggatttttttcttaaatgagaTGAGATCGCTGACCTTTTCAACTTAAAGTATTAGTCTAGAAAGGAATTATGCTATTTTAGGTATGCTTTTGGGTGTTTTTGCAGCACTGAAACATTATTTAAGGTATAAGTAAAGGAAATAAGGACTTTTTTATATTGATAATATAATTGTTATtttacttgaattacttatccaatgcatttgttttgttttgactaGGGTGGTACTGGGGTAGTTTAACTGCCAGTGAAGCTAAAGAGATACTCCAGGACACACCGGAGGGCACCTTCCTGGTCAGGGATAGCTCACAAAGGGACTACCTGTTTACCATCTCTGCCAAAACCTCCGTGGGGCCAACCAACTTGCGCATAGAATACAAAGATGGCAAATTCAAATTGGACTCAGTGGTGCTCATCAAACCCAAACTAAAGCAGTTTGACAGCGTAGTTCATCTTGTAGAACACTATGTGTTTCTGTCAAGGACTTTGAAAGGCTCAGAGTCTCTTAACCCACCCAATGGCACAGTCCAGCTGCTTTTGACCAAGCCAGTTTATACATCAATACCATCTCTGCAGCATCTCTGTAGGATCTCCATCAATAAAGCAACCAAAAGGATTCAGGACCTGCCTCTGCCTAACAGGCTGAAAGATTATTTAACAGACTACATTTACCACGTTTGATAAAGGTGTTTTTTGTAACAGTGTACACACATTCAAtctatgatatttttttttcttcactgttGCCAAATAAGGggttaaaaagtgtttaaattcATGAAGATTTTGGAGTGGCATGAATGCAGATTATCTACAAGCAATATTAAAAATCACAGAAGTACATTTGtaagtgttatttttattttgtatctttttttatcTGAAATGAAGATCTGACATTTCATTGACAGGCTTAAGGGATATTTTCTGTCTTTGACACAATCTTGttacttttgttttgtgccACAAATTGAGTTAATACTGTCGCAAGCAATAAAAGCTTTTGGCAAAGCAATAGCTCCATTATTTAGGTGAAGTCTCTGGGACTGCTATACAAATGTGACATTTTCTGTTGACTGAGACTTTGGTGCCCttacttaacatactgtatatgtgatcaTTTTTATGAACTCAGCTGTGGGAATTGTGCTTTTACAAGTCCTTATATTTTTAACActtgaaaataaatgcttttactTTGTCGTTACACTTGgtggaagaaatgaaaaaaaaattgactaGTTTTTATCCCAGCGTTTTGAAAAGGTTGTTCAGGTGTACATTTTACCTTAATCTTTTATAATCAGTTATCATTGTATTTAGCTAATTTAGATTGCTTCAATGTATGGAACAGATCCTCTGTctaaatcaaagaaaaaaaaatacaatagagAATGAGTCAAATTGAAGCGGGATGTTTCACCACTTGAAACCAGTCTGCATCCACCATCCTTCTTCATGTTTGTGTTTCTTAGAGTGGGTATTTCTAAACCAGTTCTTGGAGAGACTCACTGCTGCAAGTTTTACAGGTAACTATTAAAACATCAGGTTCTGAAGACTTGGAACAATTTAATTCAGATCAGTTCCAGGTGATGTGTTAAATAATCTCTAAATCTGGAACACAAATTTAGCCCATGAGGAACAGAGTTCCAGAGCTGAGCCTTTTTAAGCAATAATTAATAAGTGTTCCCAGTCTTTGGAAATAGGAAATTTGAGGCAATGTGATCTATAAGACTTATTGGATTGGGGTTCACCATGACTAAACAGGGGtgtctattttaaaatataactacAATGTTTAACAATTTAATGCCCATTTCTTTCTATGATCTTGTGAAATAATGACAGACAGTGAAACCTTACAGGTGATGGGTGTTTTCTGGATTCTAGTTACATTGTGTTTTCGAAGGGTAAAATTCAAATAAGATGAGAAATTTGATGTTAAAATGGAAACTGGAACCATTCTGTACTGAAACTGAGTAAGGCATTTATTTAGGGGTCACAGGTTAATTGGAGTTTCTGCATTATTTCTCATTgatatttatactgtagttactgttTGCTTTTTGGACTGTTGATTGATGAGATGTCTTATTATATCCAGGCTTGCTCATTTTCCACATCTATTTTTCAGGAGTACAGAAATTACAACAAATTCAACTTGTAAAGTGCATTGTAGTATCTGAGTCGTATTAATTGCATTATCCTGGTCAGAGAGTGAGGATCTAATTTATTGTATTTGACCTCATTGCTTTCAGGTCATCAAATCTCTATATTTTATGTTAAATACATTATCTGCATTCCTAAAAGTAGCCAAGTTTTGCATCACTTTATGCAATCATATCATAactgaaatttaattttgtagTCTATCCTGTCTGCTCTGATACATTAGtatgaaaagaaaattattaaatccaatactgtattctgagattgttttaatttattgtctAGGCTATTAGCTTTCAAAAGGTGCCAAACAAATTGCAATTTGCTCAGGTGTGTTGAATAGTTAAAAGATTTAATTTACCAGAAAGtatttggatacaaaaaaatGATCTTATATGCTCTTATTTTCTGCACATCTAATGATACATTTTGAAATCAGGCAAGTCTAAATAAGGACATTTCTTTTATGGCAGAGAAAAGCTTTTGTACtcaagtgatttatttttatttcccttATTTCCATCCTGTAATGCAGAGTAGgagacaagtacagtatatactttaaaATCAGTACAAGACAggatgttattttaaattaaacaaaacagcatTAACATTAAAGTTGAAAAAGAATGATTGGAATTTGGCCAATTAATTAAGCTCGTAAATGTAGTAGTGCTCTTCAAAGAAAGTTGTGCCTGGAAGTATTCacacaatgttttctaaaacataaaatacaggAATAGATGAGTTATTGTAAAGAAGTAGTATTGTATATAAACATAATTGGAAACAGCCTAAGATGAGAAAGCAGCTAAGATACTGGTTTATCTTCATGAtcaattaaagtaaaatatcTTTAGTTTATTAAAGTTATTGTCATAATCTgcctgaaataaaaaagatttattGAAATTCCATGAAATACTTAAGATATTAAGCAATCTATACTCTACCTAGgataaaacaatgaaacaatttaattaaaattaaaaaaataaattttttggaaaaattaaaataatgaaaaccagTTTACCGCAATCAAATGATTATTGTTTAGTGTGGATTGTGGATTGTGTTGATGAAAAAAATTCCCTTCACCTGTTAAAGGTTCTCAGAATTGCCCTTggtattttgtgttttagaaTTTGAAGTCCAACTATAATAGGTCTCTAgaaatacctacagtacctaacgATAACTAGATTTACAGTGATGCAATAGACTATATTTTTGGCATAACATgcctaaattatttaaattgtgttGCACCACATGTATTCAGTTGCCAGGTTTAATAAATATGACAGATTacagatttaaaattaatattaattttaaagttaTGCTGAACTTTatgattttatttgaaattgaaaagaaCACATTGATCCCACATTGTTCttgtttaagtcattttaatacagTTGTTGAAAGATCTTAGagcaaaatgttatttatttgtcAGTTCTCTTGTTATTTTATGATACTTATACATATTTCTTTTTGGTGTTCTCCAAAACCTGTATGTTAATGGGCAAACAGACTTTCAACCAAAGGAATTTGTGTGGATCAGTATTATCTACTAAAATTTGTGTGCTAAAAATATAACCAAAGAAACCTCAGTGATCTCATAGCTATCGCAGATCAGTGTGAAATATAGCCTGTTTGTTAGGCATATTTTACAGGcaccaaaaaaaagttttcataaGAATGTGGATTCCAGTGCTCACAGTTGTGTTCTGTGACATGATCATGTTTAGTCATGTTCTGAGGTCAACAGTGTAGCTAAGAACCCCAATTGGGTTACTGAGC is part of the Lepisosteus oculatus isolate fLepOcu1 chromosome 7, fLepOcu1.hap2, whole genome shotgun sequence genome and encodes:
- the socs2 gene encoding suppressor of cytokine signaling 2, with product MTCHSSDSTETIENERRSETESRVVDSDQNRIAAAMRDLKKTGWYWGSLTASEAKEILQDTPEGTFLVRDSSQRDYLFTISAKTSVGPTNLRIEYKDGKFKLDSVVLIKPKLKQFDSVVHLVEHYVFLSRTLKGSESLNPPNGTVQLLLTKPVYTSIPSLQHLCRISINKATKRIQDLPLPNRLKDYLTDYIYHV